Proteins co-encoded in one Paenibacillus antri genomic window:
- a CDS encoding Nif3-like dinuclear metal center hexameric protein — protein sequence MTVERSETDVTSVLQALNHISRGRMVMDWNEVTSGSNPYVVTKTSNIPGKSVIEIPGLIFGDKRKRVSRIGVGMTLTESMIELASALRLDVLVVHHPVAEAANSGGVPFADYLPLYGLSIIEMHEAFHGLHPGLTFLHGHRKLKTDTSFGGIPGNVLHKGVAFEEVRTAGDILNRIGEWMGREIDRDLLEAERAIRGESALEEATLSNPAKLLSGTPDSPVKHVLHFFPHTGFSLEHLESALAMYPETDTIIVSISRVREDHEFVKLARRRGLTFIVGNPHSVEIWENGLPLAYALEMLLPQTEVVLLRERMTAVPLRNIGHAKMVEYGKAIAETHLVSGVSRAVYI from the coding sequence ATGACCGTCGAACGGTCGGAAACCGATGTAACGAGCGTCTTGCAGGCGCTGAATCACATTTCCAGAGGAAGGATGGTGATGGATTGGAACGAGGTTACCTCGGGATCGAACCCGTATGTCGTGACGAAAACGTCGAACATTCCGGGCAAGAGCGTCATAGAAATTCCCGGCCTCATCTTCGGCGACAAGCGGAAGCGGGTATCGCGGATCGGCGTCGGAATGACGCTGACGGAGTCGATGATCGAGCTGGCCTCCGCGCTTCGGTTGGATGTGCTGGTCGTACATCATCCGGTTGCGGAAGCGGCTAACTCGGGAGGCGTGCCGTTCGCCGATTATTTGCCGTTGTACGGTCTGTCCATTATCGAAATGCACGAGGCGTTTCACGGTTTGCATCCCGGTCTCACTTTCCTTCACGGACATCGGAAGTTGAAGACCGACACCTCGTTCGGCGGCATCCCCGGCAATGTGCTTCATAAAGGGGTCGCGTTCGAGGAGGTTCGGACGGCCGGAGATATTTTGAACCGGATCGGGGAGTGGATGGGCAGGGAGATCGATCGCGATCTGTTGGAGGCCGAAAGGGCGATCAGGGGAGAGTCGGCATTGGAAGAAGCGACGCTCTCCAATCCGGCAAAGCTGCTGAGCGGGACGCCGGACAGTCCGGTGAAGCATGTGCTTCATTTCTTCCCGCACACCGGCTTTTCCTTAGAGCATCTGGAATCGGCGCTCGCGATGTACCCGGAAACCGACACGATTATCGTCAGCATCAGCCGGGTTCGGGAAGATCACGAGTTCGTTAAGCTGGCTCGGCGAAGAGGTCTGACTTTCATCGTCGGTAACCCCCATTCCGTAGAAATCTGGGAGAATGGGCTGCCGCTGGCCTACGCCTTGGAGATGCTGCTGCCGCAGACGGAGGTCGTCTTGTTGCGGGAGCGCATGACGGCCGTGCCGCTTCGGAATATCGGTCATGCCAAGATGGTGGAGTACGGCAAGGCGATCGCGGAGACGCATCTCGTCTCCGGCGTCAGTCGAGCCGTGTACATATAA
- a CDS encoding TenA family transcriptional regulator, with translation MTLIATKPQFMNKEEFRRALEQAIEGNAVAKAPFTTMWANGELQKEHFARWVEQHYAYVGPFAEYLAYIYANCPHEDARDFLLQNMWEEELGGDRHTDLLIRFGEACGTTRERIVGMKELLPETIGLQSWCYRMAFKENYLYATAALVVGLESQVPAIYRRQTPTLREKYGFTDEEVEFFDLHIVSDEIHGERGYQIVLEYAKTAEEQQRCIQIVEEATKMRRMYIAAISREFVGK, from the coding sequence ATGACACTTATCGCAACGAAGCCGCAATTTATGAACAAAGAGGAATTTCGCCGCGCACTGGAGCAAGCCATCGAAGGAAATGCCGTAGCGAAGGCGCCTTTCACGACGATGTGGGCGAACGGAGAGCTGCAGAAGGAACATTTCGCCCGGTGGGTTGAGCAGCATTACGCATATGTCGGTCCCTTCGCGGAATATTTGGCTTACATCTACGCGAATTGTCCTCATGAGGACGCTAGAGACTTCTTGCTCCAAAACATGTGGGAGGAGGAGCTCGGCGGCGATCGTCACACGGATTTGCTCATCCGCTTCGGGGAGGCGTGCGGGACGACGCGGGAGCGCATCGTCGGTATGAAGGAACTGCTTCCGGAAACGATCGGTCTCCAATCGTGGTGTTACCGAATGGCATTCAAAGAAAATTACTTGTACGCGACGGCCGCGCTCGTCGTCGGATTGGAGTCGCAGGTGCCTGCGATTTACCGCCGTCAGACGCCGACGCTGCGCGAAAAATACGGCTTTACGGACGAGGAAGTGGAATTCTTCGATCTCCATATCGTCTCCGATGAAATTCACGGCGAACGAGGATATCAGATCGTGCTTGAATATGCGAAGACGGCCGAAGAGCAGCAGCGCTGCATCCAGATCGTCGAAGAAGCGACCAAGATGCGGAGAATGTACATCGCGGCGATTTCCCGGGAGTTCGTCGGCAAATAA
- a CDS encoding creatininase family protein, which yields MTTAYRLTEMTWPEVKEALRTVRIAVIPLGAHEQHGPHMNESCDAVLAEEMAVRLAAKLFPVAIVTPTINMGVSPHHLHFPGTISLQPSTLIAVLRDMVHSLKRHGIENVLVLNAHGGNQNTLAVAAETITQELGIRFYYAKTTASAKDVMDRTISSKLYGHSCEREVSEALYLAPRLVREDRLEKGDIQEGRWRKLRPGSPLQGFYYYEEMTRNGCIGDATQASRAIGEEIVETALVRLAEAVREVL from the coding sequence ATGACGACGGCGTATCGGTTGACGGAAATGACTTGGCCTGAGGTGAAAGAGGCGTTGCGAACGGTTCGTATCGCCGTCATCCCGCTCGGCGCTCATGAGCAGCACGGCCCTCACATGAACGAGAGCTGCGATGCGGTGCTGGCGGAGGAGATGGCGGTACGGCTCGCGGCGAAGCTGTTTCCGGTCGCGATCGTCACGCCTACGATCAATATGGGTGTCTCGCCTCATCATCTTCATTTTCCCGGAACGATTTCGCTGCAGCCGTCTACGCTGATCGCCGTGCTGCGGGACATGGTCCATTCGCTGAAGCGGCACGGTATCGAAAACGTGCTCGTGCTGAACGCGCACGGCGGCAACCAAAACACGCTCGCGGTCGCGGCCGAGACGATTACGCAAGAACTTGGCATACGCTTCTACTACGCCAAGACGACAGCCTCCGCCAAAGACGTGATGGATCGCACGATTTCTTCGAAGCTGTACGGACACAGCTGCGAACGGGAAGTGTCCGAAGCGCTCTATTTGGCGCCGCGCCTCGTGCGGGAAGATCGCTTGGAGAAGGGCGACATCCAAGAAGGGCGCTGGCGCAAGCTGCGCCCGGGCAGTCCGCTTCAAGGCTTCTATTATTACGAAGAGATGACCCGCAACGGGTGCATCGGAGACGCCACCCAAGCGAGTCGCGCCATCGGCGAGGAAATCGTCGAAACCGCGTTGGTTCGGTTGGCCGAGGCGGTACGGGAAGTGTTGTAG
- a CDS encoding 2Fe-2S iron-sulfur cluster-binding protein, whose product MPYVTLRRNGQVYRQEVNAGSNLVVLAGIRKFPYLNYGCGMGKCTKCAVEVVAGGDRLTEPNWKERKMLGDKLVAGYRLACQLHISDDIEIKQDS is encoded by the coding sequence ATGCCGTATGTGACGTTACGCCGGAACGGTCAAGTGTACCGGCAGGAGGTGAACGCCGGCAGCAACCTTGTCGTGCTCGCCGGGATCAGGAAGTTCCCATATCTTAACTATGGATGCGGAATGGGCAAGTGCACGAAGTGCGCCGTCGAGGTCGTCGCCGGAGGCGACCGGCTGACGGAACCGAATTGGAAGGAACGGAAGATGTTAGGCGATAAGCTGGTCGCCGGTTACCGGTTGGCATGCCAGCTCCATATTTCCGACGATATCGAAATCAAACAAGATTCATAA
- a CDS encoding GntR family transcriptional regulator: MPDLQELVWRDEELSPIRDKVYQYIKQAIVQGVYKSGERIVERELADRLNVSRTPIREALFRLESQGFVKTMPRKGVVVSKLSTEEIVEIFTILASLESLTMKLAAQKAEPGEREELSRFIAELDTALASDGGLEECRKAHFVIHDVVCRAARSPRLTQMLDGLSDYIRAFANVGYELPGRLRKATEEHRDLARAVRDGEAELAENLTKIHLDQSKKAYLEALIKK; the protein is encoded by the coding sequence ATGCCGGATTTGCAGGAGCTCGTATGGAGGGACGAAGAACTAAGTCCGATCCGCGACAAAGTGTACCAATATATTAAGCAAGCCATCGTGCAAGGCGTTTATAAATCCGGAGAGCGCATCGTCGAGCGGGAGCTCGCGGATCGGCTGAACGTCAGCCGAACGCCGATCCGCGAGGCGCTCTTCCGATTGGAATCTCAAGGCTTCGTTAAGACGATGCCGCGCAAAGGCGTCGTCGTATCGAAGCTTTCCACGGAGGAAATCGTGGAAATCTTCACGATTCTGGCCTCGCTGGAGAGCTTAACGATGAAGCTGGCGGCGCAGAAGGCCGAGCCCGGCGAACGCGAAGAGCTGTCCCGGTTTATCGCGGAGCTGGATACGGCGCTTGCGTCGGACGGCGGCCTCGAGGAATGCCGCAAGGCGCATTTCGTCATCCACGACGTCGTATGCCGCGCGGCGCGCAGTCCGCGGCTGACGCAAATGCTGGACGGCTTGTCCGATTATATCCGCGCGTTCGCGAACGTCGGGTACGAGCTTCCCGGCCGGCTTCGGAAAGCGACGGAGGAGCATCGGGATCTCGCGAGAGCGGTGCGGGACGGCGAGGCGGAGCTTGCGGAGAACCTTACGAAAATTCATTTGGATCAATCCAAAAAGGCGTATTTGGAAGCGTTGATTAAGAAGTAA
- a CDS encoding GlcG/HbpS family heme-binding protein, with protein sequence MRSVLKLELEEAKAMIEAAKRAAAEAKALETICIVDDGGYVVAMERMNGARITGPEIAVAKAFTASGHKRSTHLFNQPGGPATTTGEAFGIHAMMPGKFAIFVGGFPIVVNGEVVGGVGVSGGNGEQDTAVGTAALRALQEALGPEYEVATQADIKK encoded by the coding sequence ATGAGATCTGTCCTAAAGCTGGAGCTGGAAGAAGCGAAAGCGATGATCGAAGCGGCGAAGCGGGCCGCGGCGGAGGCGAAGGCGCTCGAGACGATCTGCATCGTCGACGACGGAGGCTACGTCGTCGCGATGGAGCGGATGAACGGCGCGCGGATTACCGGACCGGAGATCGCCGTGGCGAAGGCGTTCACCGCGAGCGGGCACAAGCGCTCCACGCATCTGTTCAATCAGCCGGGCGGTCCGGCGACCACGACCGGGGAAGCGTTCGGCATCCACGCCATGATGCCCGGGAAGTTTGCGATTTTCGTCGGCGGCTTCCCGATCGTCGTCAACGGCGAGGTCGTCGGCGGAGTCGGCGTCAGCGGCGGGAACGGCGAACAGGACACGGCGGTCGGCACGGCCGCCCTGCGCGCGCTGCAAGAGGCGCTCGGCCCCGAATACGAGGTCGCGACGCAGGCGGATATTAAGAAATAA
- a CDS encoding ABC transporter ATP-binding protein, with the protein MAQIELRDISLHYFTTKQETEALRDIQLSVEAGEFISIVGPSGCGKSTLLSLVSGMIRPTKGKVLIDGTEVSGVSPKVGYMLQHDHLFEWRDVLSNLLVGAEVRRMDLKKAERKALELLGRYGLDGFARHNPAQLSGGMRQRVALIRTLVTEPDILLLDEPFSALDYQTRLSLSDEIFNIIKDQGKTAVLVTHDISEAIGMGDRVMVMSKRPSTISSIYSIRFDEGEGLPPWRKRSAARYNQYFNEIWRELEGHVVSAG; encoded by the coding sequence ATGGCGCAAATCGAGTTGAGGGACATCAGTTTACACTATTTTACGACGAAGCAGGAGACGGAAGCGCTGCGGGATATTCAGTTATCCGTCGAAGCCGGAGAATTCATTAGCATCGTGGGACCGAGCGGCTGCGGGAAGAGCACGCTGCTCTCCCTCGTCTCCGGCATGATCCGGCCGACGAAGGGGAAGGTGCTGATCGACGGGACGGAGGTATCCGGCGTATCGCCGAAGGTCGGTTACATGCTGCAGCACGACCATCTGTTCGAGTGGCGAGACGTGTTGAGCAACTTGCTCGTCGGAGCGGAGGTACGACGGATGGACTTGAAGAAGGCCGAACGGAAGGCGCTCGAGCTGCTTGGCCGGTATGGGCTCGACGGCTTCGCCCGTCACAATCCCGCTCAACTGTCGGGCGGAATGCGCCAGCGGGTCGCGCTCATTCGCACCCTCGTGACGGAGCCGGACATCCTGCTGCTCGACGAACCGTTCTCGGCGTTGGATTACCAAACCCGCCTGTCGCTGTCCGATGAAATCTTCAACATTATCAAAGATCAGGGAAAGACGGCCGTGCTCGTTACGCACGATATTTCGGAAGCGATCGGAATGGGGGATCGCGTGATGGTCATGTCGAAGCGCCCAAGTACGATATCTTCGATCTATTCGATCCGGTTCGACGAGGGCGAAGGCCTGCCGCCTTGGCGCAAACGGAGCGCGGCCCGGTACAACCAATATTTCAACGAAATATGGAGGGAGCTGGAGGGTCATGTCGTCTCTGCCGGTTAG
- a CDS encoding spore germination protein GerPB: protein MNWTVHQSIVIHQLRVENVSNSSVIQIGTSGQISSLSNLYNTGGFTEPAPEPLGTQTGPIVPLPSPAPGAR, encoded by the coding sequence GTGAATTGGACGGTACATCAGAGCATCGTCATTCATCAGCTTCGCGTCGAGAACGTCTCCAACTCTTCGGTGATCCAGATCGGAACGTCGGGGCAAATCAGCTCATTGTCCAATCTATATAACACGGGCGGGTTCACCGAACCGGCGCCGGAGCCGCTCGGCACCCAGACGGGACCGATCGTGCCCTTGCCGTCGCCCGCGCCGGGGGCGCGGTAA
- a CDS encoding 2Fe-2S iron-sulfur cluster-binding protein, with protein sequence MPTVRFVTSGKSIEVDRDANLLRASIRYEGAVPYKCGGGLCGTCKVFVVEGRDTLSKVMKKEIDRLGQERIEQGFRLACQTFVAGDVTIAWGEEARQRSNDAAQVG encoded by the coding sequence ATGCCGACGGTGCGTTTTGTTACTTCCGGGAAGTCGATCGAGGTCGATCGGGACGCCAATCTGCTGCGCGCCTCCATCCGATACGAGGGGGCCGTTCCCTATAAGTGCGGGGGCGGACTCTGCGGAACCTGCAAGGTATTCGTCGTGGAAGGCCGCGACACCTTAAGCAAAGTAATGAAGAAGGAAATCGACCGCCTCGGCCAGGAAAGAATCGAGCAAGGCTTCCGGCTTGCCTGCCAGACGTTCGTCGCCGGCGACGTAACGATCGCTTGGGGCGAAGAGGCAAGGCAACGGTCGAACGACGCCGCACAGGTCGGATAA
- a CDS encoding aspartate dehydrogenase translates to MIRIGIIGYGTIGEDVAEAVRAGKAGDASVASVLVRDKRKYVEQGRNRPFDFIDDPDTFFLRDHDVVVECAGHEAVRMYGEAALRSGADLMVVSVGAFAEDGLLRRLVAKAAEAGRKIIVPSAAIGGLDRIAAGSVGPMEEVTLTTRKPPKAWYGTVIERQVDLAGLSEPYLAFEGAARDAAKRFPESVNVSAALSLAGIGFDATKVKVFADPTIEHNTHEIAAQGLFGRIRLEIRNTPSDRNPKTGYIVAMSVVKNIKDRTSPFVIGT, encoded by the coding sequence ATGATCCGCATAGGCATTATCGGGTACGGCACGATCGGAGAGGACGTCGCGGAGGCCGTTCGCGCGGGGAAGGCCGGAGACGCGTCCGTCGCTTCCGTCCTTGTCAGGGATAAGAGGAAATACGTAGAACAAGGAAGAAATCGCCCGTTCGACTTCATCGACGATCCGGACACGTTCTTCCTCCGAGATCATGACGTGGTCGTAGAGTGCGCAGGGCACGAAGCGGTGCGCATGTACGGGGAAGCGGCGCTGCGCAGCGGAGCCGACTTGATGGTCGTCAGCGTCGGCGCTTTCGCGGAGGACGGACTGCTTCGCCGGCTCGTCGCGAAGGCGGCCGAAGCGGGTCGGAAAATCATTGTACCGTCCGCCGCGATCGGAGGGCTGGATCGAATCGCGGCCGGCAGCGTCGGACCGATGGAAGAGGTGACGCTCACGACGCGAAAGCCGCCGAAGGCATGGTACGGCACGGTCATAGAGAGGCAAGTGGATCTTGCCGGCTTGTCCGAACCGTACCTTGCGTTCGAAGGCGCGGCCCGGGACGCGGCGAAGCGGTTTCCGGAGAGCGTCAACGTCTCCGCAGCGCTCAGCTTGGCCGGCATCGGCTTCGACGCGACGAAGGTGAAGGTGTTCGCCGATCCGACCATCGAACATAACACCCATGAAATCGCGGCCCAAGGGTTGTTCGGACGCATCCGACTAGAGATTCGAAATACGCCGTCCGATCGAAATCCGAAGACCGGTTATATCGTAGCGATGAGCGTCGTCAAAAACATTAAGGATCGGACAAGCCCGTTCGTCATCGGTACGTAG
- a CDS encoding aldehyde dehydrogenase family protein, which translates to MTVDTSVRTYKNLINGEWVASAGGLTFDSVNPADVSDAVGRFQASIAEDAVAAIEAAENAFESWKSVAPSKRAEMMNRAADLLEANLEAYAAELTREEGKPLASSRMEVKRSAQTLRYYAYEGLNVSGDTLPSDDPTTFVYTKKEPLGVVTVITPWNFPISIPARKIAPALVTGNTVVFKPASDTPLIAFRLVEALQEAGLPPGVLNFVTGPASKTGAPLVAHPAVRAVTFTGSTSAGEAIHRSVRLSTRVQLELGGKNPLVVLEDADLEYAAELAVKGGFELTGQACTGTSRVIVLDAVHDAFVEKLVAKARALKIGNGLTPGTEVGPLANASQLDTVLSYVAFGEEEGAELVCGGERLTEGEYASGYYVTPAVFTGVKPAMRIAREEIFGPVIAVLRANGFEDAVRIANDVEYGLSASICTTDEARMRYFVEHSQSGMVKINRPTTGNAYNAPFGGLKMSSTGTFRESGRAALEFYTQVKTVYHGAMPIGARR; encoded by the coding sequence ATGACGGTCGATACGTCCGTGCGTACGTACAAAAACCTCATTAACGGAGAGTGGGTCGCCTCGGCCGGCGGTCTCACCTTCGACAGCGTCAATCCGGCGGACGTCTCCGACGCGGTCGGTCGATTCCAAGCCTCGATCGCGGAGGACGCGGTCGCCGCGATCGAAGCGGCCGAGAACGCGTTCGAGTCGTGGAAGTCGGTCGCCCCGAGCAAGCGCGCCGAGATGATGAACAGGGCGGCGGACTTGCTGGAGGCGAATCTTGAAGCGTATGCGGCGGAGCTGACGAGAGAAGAGGGCAAGCCGCTTGCGAGCAGCCGGATGGAGGTGAAGCGCTCGGCGCAGACGCTGCGGTATTACGCTTACGAAGGGTTGAATGTGTCCGGCGACACGCTGCCTTCGGACGATCCGACGACGTTCGTCTATACGAAGAAAGAGCCGTTGGGCGTCGTGACGGTCATTACGCCATGGAATTTCCCGATCTCGATTCCTGCGCGGAAGATCGCCCCGGCGCTCGTCACCGGCAACACGGTCGTCTTTAAGCCCGCGTCGGATACGCCGCTGATCGCGTTCCGGCTCGTCGAAGCGCTGCAGGAAGCCGGACTTCCGCCAGGCGTGCTGAACTTCGTCACCGGCCCGGCTTCGAAGACGGGCGCTCCGCTCGTCGCGCATCCGGCCGTGAGGGCGGTCACCTTCACGGGATCGACGTCCGCCGGCGAAGCGATTCACCGATCGGTGCGGCTATCGACGCGCGTTCAACTCGAGCTAGGCGGCAAAAATCCGCTCGTCGTGCTGGAGGACGCCGACCTCGAATACGCCGCGGAGCTCGCCGTCAAGGGCGGCTTCGAATTGACGGGCCAGGCGTGCACGGGCACGAGCCGCGTCATCGTCCTGGACGCGGTGCACGACGCGTTCGTCGAGAAGCTGGTCGCGAAGGCGAGAGCGCTGAAGATCGGCAACGGGCTGACGCCCGGTACCGAGGTAGGACCGCTGGCGAACGCGAGTCAGCTCGATACCGTGCTGAGTTACGTAGCGTTCGGCGAGGAAGAGGGAGCCGAGCTTGTCTGCGGCGGCGAACGGCTGACCGAAGGGGAATACGCATCCGGCTATTACGTAACGCCGGCCGTGTTTACCGGCGTGAAGCCGGCGATGCGCATCGCCCGGGAGGAGATTTTCGGACCGGTCATCGCGGTCCTCCGGGCGAACGGCTTCGAAGACGCGGTTCGGATCGCGAACGACGTCGAATACGGTCTGTCCGCTTCGATCTGCACGACGGACGAAGCGCGGATGCGGTATTTCGTCGAACACAGCCAATCCGGAATGGTGAAAATCAACCGCCCTACGACGGGCAACGCCTATAACGCCCCGTTCGGCGGTTTGAAGATGTCCAGCACCGGGACTTTCCGCGAGTCGGGTCGCGCGGCGCTCGAGTTTTATACGCAGGTAAAGACGGTATACCACGGAGCAATGCCGATCGGGGCACGCCGCTGA
- a CDS encoding ABC transporter substrate-binding protein, translated as MGKRIRTAIAVLSATLLVLTACASAEPTTSSSQPPAAEPAAEAPAETPAEEPKAEAPKEPVTVRFSEVIRSIFYAPHYAAMSQGFFEEEGIVVDMNTAQGSDKGAAALIAGVADISLVGPETAIYIYNQKGDKTLKIFHQLTMKDGSFLLSREKLDSFEWSDLEGKSVLGWRPGSAPQMVMNSKLIQENIAAEVITNVASPAMAGAFASGQGDFIQLFEPVASTLEKEGKAYYVASMGESFGAFPETSYVATSDYIRDNPEVVQGFVNAVAKGAAWLKTASKEDISAALMPFFEGTPEDLILQSVERYMAQDTWPAKPELTPEAFETLQSVLIENGVLKPEEKIADMGEVVDMTFVNAMKE; from the coding sequence ATGGGGAAGAGAATTCGAACCGCAATCGCTGTACTGTCGGCAACGCTGCTTGTATTAACCGCCTGTGCGTCTGCGGAGCCGACGACGAGCTCAAGTCAACCGCCCGCCGCCGAACCCGCGGCCGAAGCGCCCGCGGAAACGCCCGCAGAAGAGCCGAAGGCGGAGGCGCCGAAGGAGCCGGTGACCGTACGCTTCTCGGAGGTCATCCGCTCCATCTTCTATGCGCCGCACTATGCGGCGATGTCGCAGGGCTTCTTCGAGGAAGAGGGCATCGTCGTCGACATGAATACGGCGCAAGGCTCGGATAAAGGGGCTGCCGCCCTTATTGCGGGCGTCGCGGATATTTCGCTCGTCGGCCCGGAGACGGCGATCTATATCTATAATCAAAAGGGCGACAAGACGCTGAAAATTTTCCATCAGCTGACGATGAAGGACGGGTCCTTCTTGCTCTCTCGCGAAAAGCTGGATTCCTTCGAGTGGAGCGATCTGGAAGGGAAATCGGTCTTGGGCTGGCGCCCGGGAAGCGCGCCGCAGATGGTCATGAATTCGAAGCTGATCCAGGAGAACATCGCCGCCGAAGTCATCACGAACGTGGCTTCCCCGGCGATGGCGGGAGCATTCGCCAGCGGTCAAGGCGATTTCATTCAGCTGTTCGAGCCGGTCGCCTCCACGTTGGAGAAGGAAGGAAAAGCGTATTACGTAGCCTCTATGGGCGAGTCGTTCGGCGCCTTCCCGGAGACGTCCTACGTGGCGACGTCCGATTATATCAGAGACAATCCCGAGGTCGTTCAAGGCTTCGTCAATGCGGTGGCGAAAGGCGCGGCTTGGCTGAAAACGGCTTCCAAGGAAGACATCTCCGCGGCGCTGATGCCGTTCTTCGAAGGGACGCCCGAGGATTTGATCCTTCAATCCGTCGAGCGGTACATGGCCCAAGACACTTGGCCGGCGAAGCCGGAGCTGACGCCGGAAGCGTTCGAGACGCTCCAGAGCGTCCTAATCGAGAACGGCGTTCTGAAGCCGGAAGAAAAAATCGCGGACATGGGCGAAGTCGTCGACATGACGTTCGTAAACGCTATGAAGGAGTGA
- a CDS encoding Hsp20/alpha crystallin family protein, translating to MSEGQWNKESWDTFKKWMQDSLSFGAPQDDFRWVTEYVDGILKEALAAPERQQEKVSGKAPRSSGVGKPLSYELFQTHRHIIVRFVVPERIKPRQLRVYAAVQRLRIEGLPNGAKQTVALPALVYSDTARALFKDGVLQVKLMKRPSNERFEEVFIRFE from the coding sequence GTGAGCGAAGGCCAATGGAACAAGGAGAGCTGGGACACGTTCAAAAAGTGGATGCAGGACAGCCTGTCGTTCGGCGCCCCGCAGGACGACTTCCGCTGGGTGACCGAATACGTGGACGGCATCTTGAAGGAGGCGCTGGCCGCGCCGGAACGACAGCAAGAGAAGGTTTCGGGTAAGGCCCCCCGCTCCTCCGGCGTCGGCAAGCCGCTTTCGTACGAGCTGTTCCAGACGCATCGTCACATCATCGTCCGGTTCGTCGTGCCGGAGCGGATCAAGCCGCGGCAGCTGCGCGTCTATGCGGCCGTCCAGCGGCTTCGGATCGAAGGGCTGCCGAACGGCGCGAAACAGACGGTAGCTTTGCCGGCGCTCGTATACTCGGATACGGCGCGCGCTCTGTTCAAGGACGGAGTGCTGCAGGTCAAACTGATGAAACGGCCTTCGAACGAACGGTTCGAGGAAGTGTTCATTCGGTTCGAATGA
- a CDS encoding ABC transporter permease, producing MSSLPVSEPNVTAEAVRKPSASPQYEAYLRTQKRNQRAIRLARLAVFAVLLALWELAAERRWVDPMLTSQPSRLMRSFQELAFEGSLFHHTWVTSLETMIGIAVSMVLGSAIAVVFWWSTFASKVLEPYVVVLNALPKVALGPIFYIWLGDRFSVYGMAIAISIIVTIMMIESGFKEISRTKLKLMESLGASRFQMLRMVLLPASVPNVIATLKVNVGLTLVGVVMGEFLSSKAGLGYLIIYGGQVFQMDLVMVSIMMLALLSVLLYGIVTIAGHYALKKNHFET from the coding sequence ATGTCGTCTCTGCCGGTTAGCGAGCCGAACGTTACCGCCGAAGCCGTCCGGAAGCCGTCCGCATCGCCGCAATATGAAGCGTATCTCCGAACGCAGAAGCGGAATCAAAGGGCGATCCGACTCGCTCGATTGGCCGTATTCGCCGTGCTGTTGGCGTTATGGGAGCTGGCTGCGGAGCGGCGTTGGGTCGATCCGATGCTGACGAGTCAGCCGTCGAGGCTAATGAGGTCGTTCCAGGAGTTAGCGTTCGAGGGCTCGCTGTTCCATCATACATGGGTGACGAGTCTGGAGACGATGATCGGCATCGCCGTCTCGATGGTTCTCGGGTCGGCGATCGCGGTCGTCTTTTGGTGGTCGACGTTCGCTTCCAAAGTTTTGGAGCCGTACGTCGTCGTGCTGAACGCGCTCCCGAAGGTCGCCCTCGGCCCGATCTTTTATATCTGGCTTGGCGATCGGTTTTCCGTATACGGCATGGCGATCGCGATTTCCATCATCGTCACGATCATGATGATCGAAAGCGGCTTTAAGGAGATCAGCCGAACGAAGCTAAAGCTGATGGAATCGCTCGGAGCGAGTCGATTCCAGATGCTGCGGATGGTTTTGCTGCCCGCAAGCGTGCCGAACGTGATTGCGACGCTGAAAGTGAATGTCGGTCTTACGCTGGTCGGGGTCGTGATGGGCGAATTTCTGTCGTCGAAGGCGGGGCTCGGGTATTTGATCATCTACGGCGGCCAGGTGTTTCAGATGGACCTCGTCATGGTCAGCATTATGATGCTCGCGCTGCTGTCCGTGCTGCTGTACGGCATCGTAACGATCGCGGGACATTACGCTCTCAAGAAAAATCATTTCGAAACCTAA
- a CDS encoding spore germination protein, translated as MPSIVGNVKIVTVGPSSIVNFGDTYQMSPHSTSKTFAGAGSFVTGDLSGTRQLISSTNTNDADIADSNSSGDQGGVIGA; from the coding sequence ATGCCATCGATTGTAGGCAACGTGAAAATTGTGACCGTCGGGCCGAGCTCGATCGTAAACTTCGGGGACACGTACCAGATGAGCCCCCACAGCACGTCCAAAACGTTCGCAGGCGCGGGGTCGTTCGTCACGGGCGACTTGTCCGGCACGCGTCAGCTGATCAGCAGCACCAACACGAACGACGCGGACATCGCCGATTCGAACAGCAGCGGCGATCAAGGCGGGGTGATCGGCGCGTGA